Proteins co-encoded in one Actinomadura luteofluorescens genomic window:
- a CDS encoding class I SAM-dependent methyltransferase: MTDYVASVAMHEKTWGTFLEPDPALEDAENLHERLGIPILSGHHADLTVFKGHNSVFDRIATRAKDVNLAYEDQCSAQHYYDVFSCVEREHGTVTRLVDVGVFMGGSATVLAGCVEPMGLELDLVDVNPVFLQFARERVRRVFPRAMTRVRMFHGDLPTYVARVLRADTGTRALIHHDGAHDFNQVVKDLSSLYFARDRIHGVALQDTHLRGEIGYFNFVDAAVYAMFGVDVKYEALGSRYPEGSPVTAPNQWNGNYFLADTPEGMYVPFDGVKWKYPHPTMELETFLPVKAPPAG; the protein is encoded by the coding sequence ATGACGGACTACGTCGCGAGCGTGGCGATGCACGAGAAGACCTGGGGGACGTTCCTCGAACCCGACCCCGCCCTGGAGGACGCCGAGAACCTCCACGAGAGGCTCGGCATCCCCATCCTGAGCGGGCACCACGCCGACCTCACCGTGTTCAAGGGACACAACTCGGTCTTCGACCGCATCGCGACCCGGGCCAAGGACGTGAACCTCGCGTACGAGGACCAGTGCAGCGCCCAGCACTACTACGACGTCTTCAGCTGCGTCGAACGCGAGCACGGCACGGTGACCCGCCTCGTGGACGTCGGCGTCTTCATGGGCGGTTCGGCGACCGTGCTCGCCGGGTGCGTCGAGCCGATGGGGCTGGAACTCGACCTCGTCGACGTCAACCCGGTGTTCCTCCAGTTCGCCCGGGAGCGGGTGCGCCGCGTCTTCCCCCGCGCCATGACCCGCGTCCGCATGTTCCACGGCGACCTGCCGACCTACGTCGCGCGGGTGCTGCGCGCGGACACGGGGACCCGCGCGCTGATCCACCACGACGGGGCGCACGACTTCAACCAGGTCGTCAAGGACCTGAGCTCCCTGTACTTCGCCCGCGACCGGATCCACGGCGTCGCCCTCCAGGACACCCACCTGCGCGGCGAGATCGGCTACTTCAACTTCGTGGACGCGGCCGTCTACGCCATGTTCGGCGTCGACGTGAAGTACGAGGCGCTGGGCTCCCGGTACCCCGAGGGCTCGCCGGTGACCGCGCCCAACCAGTGGAACGGGAACTACTTCCTGGCCGACACGCCGGAGGGGATGTACGTCCCGTTCGACGGGGTGAAGTGGAAGTACCCGCATCCCACGATGGAGCTGGAGACGTTCCTGCCGGTGAAGGCGCCGCCCGCCGGCTGA
- a CDS encoding class I SAM-dependent methyltransferase produces MTRDFGAAVTGSPDDPHEQARTAREQPLLLHSMAVFRELFETIFRCRDVGVVVEVGVESGQVSAVYADLGATVHCVEPAPADELRAVLDGDPRLNLVEGLSPAVLPELPVADLYILDGDHNYAVVREELAWIMANAPDAVVVLHDVLWPCGRRDFYYQPSPVPPEDAHPSTSDGPTVWHDDLTPAGFVGDGAYTVAEGAGGPRNGVLTAVEDALDEAGDWRFQIVPAVFGFGVLARTGAPATDAVFEALAPYTSSRLLAAMENNRVALYTRVLQLQYEAAARTDDATRLTETVNAQQQEIARLRSELDRSTAELAARRRESQEHREVPARPAAPDPELGEAMSHLGRALSARLRRTPPGRAR; encoded by the coding sequence GTGACACGTGACTTCGGGGCGGCCGTGACCGGGTCCCCGGACGACCCGCACGAGCAGGCCCGCACCGCCCGGGAGCAGCCGCTGCTGCTGCACTCGATGGCGGTGTTCCGCGAGCTGTTCGAGACGATCTTCCGCTGCCGCGACGTCGGTGTCGTCGTCGAGGTCGGCGTCGAGTCGGGGCAGGTCAGCGCGGTGTACGCCGACCTCGGCGCGACCGTCCACTGCGTCGAGCCCGCGCCCGCCGACGAGCTGCGCGCCGTCCTGGACGGCGACCCCCGCCTGAACCTCGTGGAGGGCCTGTCCCCGGCCGTCCTGCCCGAGCTGCCGGTGGCGGACCTCTACATCCTCGACGGCGACCACAACTACGCCGTCGTCCGCGAGGAACTCGCCTGGATCATGGCGAACGCCCCGGACGCGGTCGTCGTCCTGCACGACGTGCTGTGGCCGTGCGGGCGCCGCGACTTCTACTACCAGCCGTCGCCGGTCCCGCCGGAGGACGCGCACCCGTCCACGTCCGACGGCCCGACGGTGTGGCACGACGACCTCACCCCGGCGGGGTTCGTCGGCGACGGCGCCTACACCGTCGCCGAAGGGGCAGGGGGACCGCGCAACGGCGTCCTCACGGCCGTCGAGGACGCGCTGGACGAGGCCGGCGACTGGCGCTTCCAGATCGTCCCGGCGGTGTTCGGCTTCGGCGTCCTCGCCAGGACGGGCGCGCCCGCCACGGACGCCGTCTTCGAGGCTTTGGCGCCCTACACGTCCTCGCGCCTGCTCGCCGCGATGGAGAACAACCGCGTCGCCCTCTACACCCGCGTCCTGCAACTCCAGTACGAGGCGGCGGCCCGCACCGACGACGCCACCCGGCTGACCGAGACCGTCAACGCCCAGCAGCAGGAGATCGCCCGCCTGCGATCCGAACTCGACCGCTCCACCGCCGAGCTGGCGGCGCGGCGCCGGGAGTCCCAGGAGCACCGCGAGGTCCCGGCCCGGCCGGCGGCGCCGGACCCCGAACTGGGGGAGGCGATGTCGCATCTCGGGCGAGCGCTCTCCGCCCGCCTGCGCAGGACGCCCCCCGGCCGGGCGCGATGA